The following proteins are encoded in a genomic region of Hymenobacter siberiensis:
- a CDS encoding LutB/LldF family L-lactate oxidation iron-sulfur protein, whose translation MTPTAKASKASQFQLDAERKAFDREHRRKIRFNIGKYDAAVSTGLKLYDQHELARDRGAYLKATVLEKLDEYLLQFEAAFTARGGRVVWARDADEALAEIGKLTKARNTKTVVKAKSMTTEEIHLNHYLGTQGIESVETDLGEYIVQLNGERPYHIVTPAMHLSKADINDIFVKHLGTKSTDDAQELVLTARHLLRGKYTSAEVGVTGGNFLVAKEGAVAVTENEGNARLSATFPKLHIAVVGIEKVIPQLTDLDLFWPLLSTSGTGQQVTVYNTVYFGPRQPGEVDGPEEMVVILLDNGRTNLLAQPDKRAALRCIRCGACLNVCPVYKNIGGHTYETTYSGPIGSVISPHLSGLPEHKHLSYASSLCGACTTVCPVRIPLHSLLLLNRQQSVAEGYAPTEEKLAIGLWKWSMQHRWALDLLPVKLKDWSLGRLLGQVGWSKRRESLHIAGPSFRELWRARAGR comes from the coding sequence ATGACTCCAACTGCAAAAGCCTCCAAAGCCAGCCAGTTCCAACTCGACGCCGAGCGCAAAGCCTTCGACCGCGAGCATCGCCGCAAAATCCGCTTCAACATCGGCAAGTACGATGCGGCCGTGAGCACTGGCCTGAAGCTGTACGACCAGCACGAGCTGGCCCGCGACCGTGGCGCCTACCTCAAAGCCACCGTGCTGGAGAAGCTCGACGAGTACCTGCTGCAGTTCGAAGCCGCTTTCACGGCCCGGGGCGGCCGCGTGGTTTGGGCGCGCGACGCCGATGAGGCGCTGGCTGAAATCGGCAAGCTCACCAAGGCCCGCAACACCAAAACGGTGGTGAAGGCCAAGAGCATGACCACCGAGGAAATCCACCTCAACCACTACCTCGGCACCCAGGGCATTGAGTCGGTGGAAACCGACCTGGGCGAGTACATCGTGCAGCTAAACGGCGAGCGCCCCTACCACATCGTGACGCCCGCCATGCACCTGAGCAAGGCCGACATCAACGACATTTTTGTGAAGCACCTGGGCACGAAATCGACCGACGATGCCCAGGAGCTCGTGCTCACGGCCCGCCACCTGCTGCGCGGCAAGTACACCAGCGCCGAGGTGGGCGTGACCGGCGGCAACTTCCTGGTGGCCAAGGAAGGAGCCGTGGCCGTGACCGAGAACGAGGGCAACGCCCGCCTGTCGGCTACCTTCCCCAAGCTGCATATCGCGGTGGTGGGCATTGAGAAAGTCATTCCGCAGCTCACGGATTTGGACCTGTTCTGGCCGCTGCTGAGCACCAGCGGCACCGGCCAGCAGGTCACGGTGTACAACACGGTGTACTTCGGCCCGCGCCAGCCCGGCGAAGTGGATGGACCAGAGGAAATGGTGGTGATTCTGCTCGACAACGGCCGCACCAACCTGCTGGCCCAGCCCGATAAGCGCGCCGCCCTGCGCTGCATTCGCTGCGGGGCCTGCCTGAACGTGTGCCCGGTGTATAAGAACATCGGCGGTCACACCTATGAAACCACATATTCCGGCCCCATCGGCTCGGTCATCAGCCCGCACCTGAGCGGCCTGCCCGAGCACAAGCACCTGAGCTACGCCAGCAGCCTTTGCGGCGCCTGCACCACGGTGTGCCCGGTACGCATTCCGCTGCACAGCTTGCTATTACTCAACCGCCAGCAAAGCGTGGCGGAAGGCTACGCGCCCACCGAGGAGAAGCTCGCCATCGGCCTCTGGAAGTGGAGCATGCAGCACCGCTGGGCCCTCGACCTGCTGCCCGTAAAGCTGAAAGACTGGAGCCTGGGCCGCCTGCTGGGCCAGGTGGGCTGGAGCAAGCGCCGCGAGAGCCTGCACATTGCCGGGCCCTCATTCCGGGAGCTGTGGCGGGCGCGGGCGGGGCGTTAG
- a CDS encoding M28 family peptidase → MLKTYALAALLLAGALPAAAQPAPTKIKLKTKGPAPTPAAPTLSQTYAALIQPADLRAHLTVVASDAFQGREVGQPGQKLAAEYLVRQLAEIGLQGPVSDSDNPYLQHFQLTHSTYAPGGYIKANGRRYDYLKDWFSYGPMPSPFLTETASQPVFAGFGVEQGAYSDYAGLDVKGRDVVVIMGEPQDERGRKLLKSMGRKADYWESGLRKAALAKAHGARSIFLMTFAPTADFRKQTTELGESLREPAFSLPDPGPEIIDTVAENIPPGIGVYFTSQDLGLAMAGTTLNGLIDYVRALGRAGRPVVPRFEGPAAAVYLPQNQQPLTTENVLGFLEGSDKKDEVLVVSAHYDHLGVKHDTIYNGADDDGSGTVAVLALAEAFAQAKKDGHGPRRSILFVLMTAEEEGLFGSEYYTAHPVLPLASTIADLNIDMVGRTDRKHSAKRHFVCIVGSDKLSSELHAINEAANRDYTHLELDYHFNVPDEPEHIYYRSDHYNFARRKIPVIFYTTGEHADYHRATDDVEKIEFDKLAERTRLVFHTAWELANREHRIVVDSNKP, encoded by the coding sequence ATGCTAAAAACTTATGCGCTGGCAGCCTTGCTACTGGCCGGCGCGCTACCCGCCGCCGCCCAGCCAGCCCCCACCAAAATCAAGCTGAAAACCAAAGGCCCGGCCCCTACCCCCGCCGCGCCGACACTCTCCCAGACCTACGCCGCCCTCATCCAGCCCGCCGACCTGCGCGCGCACCTCACGGTGGTGGCTTCGGATGCGTTTCAGGGGCGCGAGGTGGGCCAGCCGGGCCAGAAGCTGGCAGCGGAATACCTGGTGAGGCAGTTGGCTGAAATTGGCCTGCAAGGGCCAGTTTCGGACAGCGACAACCCGTATTTACAGCACTTCCAGCTTACGCACAGCACCTATGCGCCGGGCGGCTATATTAAGGCAAACGGCCGGCGCTACGACTACCTGAAGGACTGGTTCAGCTACGGGCCCATGCCGTCGCCCTTCCTCACCGAAACGGCTTCGCAGCCGGTATTTGCGGGCTTTGGGGTGGAGCAGGGCGCGTATTCGGACTACGCGGGGCTGGATGTGAAGGGGCGCGATGTGGTCGTCATCATGGGCGAGCCGCAGGACGAGCGCGGCCGCAAGCTGCTGAAGTCCATGGGCCGCAAGGCCGACTACTGGGAGTCGGGCCTGCGTAAGGCAGCGCTGGCCAAGGCCCACGGCGCCCGCAGCATTTTCCTGATGACGTTTGCCCCGACGGCCGATTTCCGGAAGCAGACGACCGAGCTGGGCGAGTCGTTGCGCGAGCCCGCGTTTTCGCTGCCAGACCCCGGCCCGGAAATCATCGACACGGTGGCCGAGAATATCCCGCCGGGCATCGGCGTGTACTTTACTTCGCAGGATTTGGGGCTGGCCATGGCGGGCACCACCCTGAACGGGCTGATTGACTACGTGCGGGCGCTGGGTCGCGCCGGCCGGCCGGTAGTGCCGCGCTTTGAAGGCCCGGCGGCGGCGGTGTATCTGCCCCAAAATCAGCAGCCGCTCACCACCGAGAATGTGCTGGGCTTTCTGGAAGGAAGCGACAAAAAGGACGAGGTGCTGGTGGTTTCGGCCCACTACGACCATCTGGGCGTGAAGCACGACACGATTTATAACGGGGCCGACGACGACGGCTCGGGCACGGTGGCAGTGCTGGCACTGGCCGAGGCCTTTGCCCAGGCCAAAAAGGACGGGCACGGCCCGCGCCGCAGCATCCTGTTTGTGCTGATGACGGCGGAGGAAGAAGGCTTGTTTGGCTCGGAATACTACACGGCCCACCCGGTGCTGCCGCTGGCCAGCACCATCGCCGACCTCAACATTGACATGGTGGGCCGCACCGACCGCAAGCACAGCGCCAAGCGGCATTTCGTGTGCATTGTGGGTTCGGATAAGCTCTCGTCGGAGCTGCACGCCATCAACGAAGCGGCCAACCGCGACTACACGCACCTGGAGCTGGACTACCATTTCAACGTACCCGACGAGCCGGAGCACATCTACTACCGCTCCGACCACTACAACTTTGCGCGGCGCAAAATCCCGGTCATTTTTTACACCACCGGCGAGCATGCAGATTATCATCGGGCCACGGATGACGTGGAGAAGATAGAATTCGATAAATTAGCGGAACGGACCCGGCTGGTTTTCCACACGGCCTGGGAGCTGGCGAATCGCGAGCACCGCATTGTGGTTGATTCGAACAAACCCTAA
- a CDS encoding M28 family peptidase: MKQTPLLLAFLALASAAPAHAQGKAKVKIKPATNAPATKIKTTSAPAEKDWSVQYADQVTAERLRTHLAVLASDEYEGRETGQKGQHMAADYVATQFKAAGLTGPVTTGTDPYQQHFDVEQVTWADGATLKVGKTRYAWLTDFYGLGDSPFAQETSVKPVFVGYGIEQPGYSDYANVDVKGKDILVLMGEPTGDGGKALLSADGAPTKWGTDYRGKAQLAAQKGARTVFFVSFNPTSNFAKLTARMAPYISRPSMVMVGNDKPSRTPSFFISPAVGLAVLGTTDAAMQTYLSKINATKQPVAATFKVVPMQLKAERKREKLDTQNVLGFIEGTDKKEDIIVISAHHDHLGKHDGQVFNGADDDGSGTTAIITMAEAFAKAKQEGHGPRRSLLFLSVTGEEKGLFGSEYYSKHPIFPLASTELDLNVDMIGRTDVEHEGKPDYVYVIGSDKLASELKVILEAQNKQYGPIDLDYRFDDPADPNRFYYRSDHYNFAVNKVPVAFFFNGVHADYHQQSDEIEKIEFAKMEKRARLVFHTAWELANRDGRIVVDSNKP; encoded by the coding sequence ATGAAGCAAACCCCTCTCCTGCTGGCCTTTCTTGCGCTGGCCAGCGCTGCACCGGCCCACGCTCAGGGCAAGGCAAAAGTAAAAATCAAGCCGGCGACCAATGCGCCCGCTACTAAAATCAAGACCACCAGCGCGCCCGCCGAGAAAGACTGGAGCGTGCAGTATGCCGACCAGGTAACCGCCGAGCGCCTGCGCACCCACCTCGCCGTGCTGGCGTCGGATGAGTACGAAGGCCGCGAAACCGGCCAAAAAGGCCAGCACATGGCCGCCGACTACGTGGCCACGCAGTTTAAGGCCGCCGGCCTGACCGGGCCCGTGACCACCGGAACCGACCCCTACCAGCAGCATTTCGACGTGGAGCAGGTGACCTGGGCCGATGGCGCGACGCTGAAAGTAGGCAAAACGCGCTACGCCTGGCTGACGGATTTCTACGGCCTCGGCGACTCGCCCTTTGCGCAGGAAACCAGCGTGAAGCCGGTTTTTGTGGGCTACGGCATTGAGCAGCCCGGCTACTCCGACTATGCCAACGTGGACGTGAAAGGCAAGGACATTCTGGTGCTGATGGGGGAGCCTACCGGCGACGGTGGCAAAGCACTGCTCAGCGCCGACGGCGCGCCTACGAAATGGGGCACCGACTACCGGGGCAAGGCCCAGCTGGCCGCCCAGAAGGGGGCCCGCACGGTGTTCTTCGTGAGCTTCAACCCTACCAGCAACTTCGCCAAGCTAACGGCGCGGATGGCTCCGTACATTTCGCGGCCGTCGATGGTGATGGTGGGCAACGACAAGCCGAGCCGCACGCCTTCGTTCTTCATCTCGCCGGCCGTGGGGCTGGCCGTACTGGGCACCACGGACGCGGCGATGCAGACCTACCTGAGCAAAATCAACGCGACCAAGCAACCGGTGGCGGCTACGTTTAAAGTGGTGCCGATGCAGCTGAAGGCCGAGCGCAAGCGCGAAAAGCTGGATACGCAGAACGTGCTGGGCTTCATCGAGGGCACCGATAAGAAGGAGGATATCATCGTGATTTCGGCCCACCACGACCACCTTGGCAAGCACGACGGGCAGGTGTTTAACGGGGCCGATGATGACGGCTCGGGCACGACGGCCATTATTACGATGGCGGAGGCATTTGCCAAGGCCAAGCAGGAAGGCCACGGCCCCCGCCGCAGCCTGCTGTTCCTGAGCGTGACGGGCGAGGAAAAGGGCCTGTTTGGCTCCGAATATTATTCCAAGCATCCCATTTTCCCGCTGGCCAGCACCGAGCTCGACCTGAACGTGGACATGATTGGCCGCACCGATGTGGAGCACGAGGGCAAGCCCGACTACGTGTACGTTATCGGCTCCGACAAACTGGCCTCGGAGCTGAAGGTGATTCTGGAGGCGCAGAACAAGCAGTACGGCCCCATCGACCTGGACTACCGCTTCGACGACCCCGCCGACCCCAACCGCTTCTACTACCGCTCCGACCACTACAACTTCGCGGTGAACAAGGTGCCGGTGGCATTTTTCTTCAACGGCGTGCACGCCGACTACCACCAGCAGAGCGACGAAATCGAGAAAATCGAGTTTGCCAAGATGGAGAAGCGGGCACGGCTGGTGTTCCACACCGCCTGGGAGTTGGCCAACCGCGACGGTCGCATTGTGGTTGATTCGAACAAGCCGTAG
- the ispF gene encoding 2-C-methyl-D-erythritol 2,4-cyclodiphosphate synthase, whose translation MKIRTGFGYDVHQLKEGLPFWLGGIEVPHTHGALGHSDADVLIHVICDALLGAANLRDIGFHFPDTDPQYKGIDSKKLLTGVMRLLRERGYEVGNIDSTICLERPKVNPHIPEMQRVLAAVMGIAEEDISIKATTTEKLGFVGTGEGVAAYASVLIVKA comes from the coding sequence ATGAAAATCCGGACCGGCTTCGGCTACGACGTTCACCAATTGAAAGAAGGCCTGCCCTTCTGGCTCGGCGGCATTGAGGTGCCGCACACCCACGGCGCACTGGGCCACTCCGATGCCGACGTGCTCATCCACGTTATCTGCGATGCGCTGCTGGGCGCGGCCAACCTGCGCGATATCGGCTTCCACTTCCCCGACACCGACCCGCAGTACAAGGGCATCGACTCGAAGAAACTGCTGACCGGCGTGATGCGCCTGCTGCGCGAGCGCGGCTACGAGGTGGGTAACATCGACTCGACCATTTGCCTGGAGCGCCCCAAGGTGAACCCACACATCCCGGAAATGCAGCGCGTGCTGGCCGCCGTGATGGGCATTGCCGAAGAGGATATTTCCATCAAAGCAACCACGACCGAAAAACTGGGTTTTGTGGGCACAGGCGAGGGCGTGGCCGCCTACGCCAGCGTACTGATTGTAAAAGCGTAA
- a CDS encoding TetR/AcrR family transcriptional regulator, whose product MEIKDRILNHAHQLFMRNGIKSVSMDDIAADLAMSKKTLYKWFENKDQIVEASMTRHLAGTQNECTVMINAASSAIDELFKMLAWIKQEFGNVHPSIFYDLRKFHPATWQLWQAHKNEFILSQIKENLRRGIAEGLFQANLDMEVLSRLRLAQIELQFDPELYPTRDFAKERVSVALLEHFMLGVATIKGHKLINQYRNVTDEE is encoded by the coding sequence ATGGAAATCAAAGACCGAATCCTGAACCACGCCCATCAGCTTTTCATGCGCAACGGCATCAAAAGCGTGAGCATGGACGATATCGCCGCCGACCTGGCCATGTCGAAAAAGACCCTCTACAAGTGGTTCGAAAACAAGGACCAGATTGTGGAAGCCTCCATGACCCGCCACCTCGCCGGCACCCAGAACGAGTGCACGGTGATGATAAACGCCGCCTCCTCGGCCATCGACGAGCTGTTTAAGATGCTGGCCTGGATTAAGCAGGAGTTTGGCAACGTGCACCCCAGCATTTTTTACGACCTGCGCAAGTTTCACCCCGCCACCTGGCAGCTCTGGCAGGCCCATAAAAACGAGTTTATCCTCTCCCAAATCAAGGAAAACCTGCGCCGGGGCATCGCGGAAGGCTTGTTCCAGGCCAACCTCGACATGGAAGTACTCTCGCGCCTGCGCCTGGCCCAGATTGAGCTGCAATTCGACCCGGAACTCTACCCGACCCGCGATTTTGCCAAAGAGCGCGTGTCGGTCGCGCTGCTCGAGCACTTCATGCTGGGCGTGGCCACCATCAAGGGCCACAAGCTCATCAACCAGTACCGCAACGTCACCGACGAAGAATAA
- a CDS encoding TolC family protein, protein MNTLFRTRFLLLAALSAAAPQALLAQSQPAALPQAPPTTGTMPLSLQQAVSYAVQNKSSLLATRLGEATAAAKVGEIKSAGLPQVNVAATLSDNFKLQKSLVSFPLSQTVLTQSDLAAAQGGQQQVLGTQQLALPPQPFAFGLQYAGNTSASVSQLLFDGSYLIGLKAAKVYTELAKKQTQQAEIDVVEQVSKAYYSTLVARSRLSLLARNVQRLDTVLYQTQKIFKAGFAEKLDVDRLRVQRNNLVVEQQKAQRLTELSVGLLKFQMGLPQSQNVQLTDSLSAAVVDASALRQRLGVASLTNGGGVDGLGAVPTAPVVPGGDNTAAQNRLDQQNALSGGQPMAARGALNYNNRIEFSTLETQQALAGLDLRNRQAGAYPRLVLTGAYGFTGSAKTAGELFAFRGPTSTNSAGFANQNWFGFGNVGLSLQVPVFDGFRRKFLVQQSRLQQQTIEKGFETLKQGIDLQDAQSRTTLINALDVLDNQQANLTLATDVARVTRIKFNAGVGSNLEVITAETDLRSAQTNYYGAIYDVLVAKVDRDKATGELFNQAKK, encoded by the coding sequence ATGAACACGCTGTTTCGAACCAGATTCTTGCTGCTGGCCGCCCTGAGCGCGGCCGCGCCGCAGGCGCTGCTTGCCCAAAGCCAGCCGGCCGCCCTGCCGCAGGCCCCGCCCACCACGGGCACCATGCCGCTGAGCCTGCAACAGGCCGTGAGCTACGCCGTGCAGAACAAGTCGTCGCTGCTGGCCACCCGCCTGGGCGAGGCCACGGCGGCCGCTAAAGTGGGCGAAATCAAGAGCGCCGGCCTGCCGCAGGTGAATGTGGCTGCTACGCTGTCCGACAACTTCAAGCTGCAAAAGAGCCTGGTGAGCTTCCCGCTCTCGCAAACCGTGCTCACGCAAAGTGACCTGGCGGCAGCCCAGGGCGGGCAGCAGCAGGTGCTGGGTACCCAGCAGCTGGCCCTGCCGCCGCAGCCGTTCGCGTTCGGCCTGCAATACGCCGGCAACACCAGTGCCTCAGTGTCGCAGCTGCTGTTCGATGGCTCGTATCTAATTGGTCTGAAGGCGGCTAAGGTGTACACCGAGTTGGCCAAAAAGCAAACCCAGCAGGCCGAGATAGACGTGGTGGAGCAGGTGAGCAAGGCCTATTACAGTACGCTGGTGGCCCGCTCGCGCCTGAGCCTGCTGGCCCGCAACGTGCAGCGCCTCGACACGGTGCTCTACCAAACCCAGAAAATTTTCAAGGCCGGTTTCGCCGAGAAACTCGACGTGGACCGCCTGCGCGTGCAGCGCAACAACCTGGTGGTGGAGCAGCAGAAAGCCCAGCGCCTCACCGAGTTGAGCGTGGGCCTGCTCAAGTTTCAGATGGGCCTGCCCCAAAGCCAGAACGTGCAGCTCACCGACTCGCTCAGCGCGGCCGTGGTGGATGCCAGCGCCCTGCGCCAGCGCCTCGGCGTGGCCAGCCTGACCAACGGTGGCGGCGTGGATGGCCTCGGAGCGGTGCCCACTGCGCCGGTAGTGCCCGGCGGAGACAACACCGCCGCCCAAAACCGCCTCGACCAGCAGAATGCCCTCTCCGGGGGCCAGCCCATGGCAGCCCGGGGCGCGCTCAACTACAATAACCGCATCGAATTCTCGACCCTCGAAACCCAGCAGGCCCTAGCCGGCCTCGACCTGCGCAACCGCCAGGCCGGCGCGTATCCGCGCCTCGTGCTCACGGGTGCCTACGGTTTCACGGGCTCGGCCAAAACGGCGGGCGAGCTGTTTGCCTTTCGCGGGCCGACTTCGACCAACTCGGCGGGCTTCGCCAACCAGAACTGGTTCGGCTTCGGCAACGTGGGCCTGAGCCTGCAGGTGCCGGTGTTCGACGGTTTCCGCCGCAAGTTCCTGGTGCAGCAAAGCCGCCTGCAGCAGCAGACTATTGAGAAAGGTTTCGAAACATTGAAGCAAGGCATTGACTTACAGGACGCCCAGAGCCGCACCACGCTCATCAACGCCCTGGATGTGCTCGACAACCAGCAGGCCAACCTGACCCTGGCCACCGACGTGGCCCGCGTCACGCGCATCAAATTCAACGCCGGCGTGGGCTCCAACCTGGAGGTCATTACGGCTGAGACGGACCTGCGCTCGGCTCAGACCAACTACTACGGCGCGATTTACGATGTGCTGGTAGCCAAGGTCGACCGCGACAAAGCGACTGGCGAGCTGTTCAATCAGGCTAAAAAATAA
- a CDS encoding efflux RND transporter periplasmic adaptor subunit: MRFNSTQPAALLLAGTLLLASCGGESKDPKAQLEKLKSEQAATQAKITELEAKTGGPAEAAATPVSVMNAKPESFKSYLEVQGRVDFDQNATVGSRAAGSLTSIRVQRGDRVGKGQVLATVDASILDANMAELRTRMDLAKTIYEKQKGLWDQQIGTEVQFLQARNNYQALQRNLATLNQQRALYNVVAPFAGSVDEVLPKLGEITAPGAPVVRLTSGTGGKILVDVSEAYGNSIKAGDNAVVTIPDLGGEEIPATVRVVSRSINATSRTFTVELRLKEHTTDLRPNMVATVRIQNYSAANAMVIPVDIVQHDEQNSYVYVVAQEAGKAVAKKRIIKTGNTYNGKVEVTNGLTAEDKIISGGYQNLNEGQKVVVQGA; this comes from the coding sequence ATGCGCTTTAATTCAACTCAACCGGCCGCGCTACTTCTCGCCGGCACCCTGCTGCTCGCCTCCTGCGGTGGCGAAAGCAAAGACCCCAAAGCTCAGCTCGAAAAGCTGAAGAGCGAGCAGGCCGCTACCCAGGCCAAAATTACCGAGCTCGAAGCCAAAACCGGCGGCCCGGCCGAAGCGGCTGCCACGCCGGTTTCGGTGATGAACGCCAAGCCCGAAAGCTTCAAAAGCTACCTCGAAGTGCAGGGCCGGGTCGATTTCGACCAGAACGCCACCGTGGGCAGCCGCGCCGCCGGCTCGCTCACCAGCATCCGCGTGCAGCGCGGCGACCGCGTGGGCAAGGGCCAGGTGCTGGCCACCGTGGATGCCAGCATTCTCGATGCCAACATGGCCGAGCTGCGCACCCGCATGGACCTCGCCAAAACGATATATGAGAAGCAGAAGGGCCTGTGGGACCAGCAGATTGGCACCGAAGTGCAGTTTCTGCAAGCCCGCAACAACTACCAGGCCCTGCAGCGCAACCTTGCCACCCTCAACCAGCAGCGCGCCCTCTACAATGTGGTGGCCCCGTTCGCGGGCAGCGTGGACGAGGTGCTGCCCAAGCTGGGCGAAATCACCGCGCCCGGCGCGCCGGTGGTGCGCCTGACCAGTGGTACGGGCGGCAAAATCCTGGTCGATGTATCGGAAGCCTACGGCAACAGCATCAAGGCCGGCGACAACGCCGTGGTGACCATTCCGGACCTGGGCGGCGAGGAAATTCCCGCCACGGTGCGCGTCGTGAGCCGCAGCATCAACGCCACCAGTCGCACCTTCACGGTGGAGCTGCGCCTGAAGGAGCACACCACCGACCTGCGCCCCAACATGGTGGCCACGGTGCGCATCCAGAACTACAGTGCGGCCAATGCCATGGTTATTCCGGTCGACATCGTGCAGCACGACGAGCAGAACAGCTACGTGTACGTGGTGGCCCAGGAGGCCGGCAAAGCCGTGGCCAAGAAGCGCATCATCAAAACCGGCAACACCTACAACGGCAAAGTAGAAGTAACCAACGGCCTGACGGCCGAGGATAAAATCATCTCGGGCGGCTACCAGAACCTGAATGAAGGCCAGAAAGTGGTCGTGCAAGGGGCGTAG